The segment ttgtgtccagagtgatcgtcTCCAACTATCAGTGTCCTAGTGggctcttctctgtcctaacacCCCCCTCATACACCCCACTCCCACATATgtttatggcaagcttccaaacatggaccagtctgtctggccctcatttctactctccttggctattagtagcattttttaaatatattacacaGTGAGGGCCATGTATACACTTTATTTCTTACATGAATAGTGTTCTTTAATAAAactacttatatttttatatctctctAACCTGACCTTGTATTTACTCTTGTGGGTCACATAAACCTGTCCTAGGATCTGGGATTAACTGATTTAGTCCTGACTATATTCTCCCAACATTTACACAAGACACTGTAAGGGAGATTGAATGGATATTGTTTCAGCACTTTCATGCTCAAAGAAAAGGCTTTTATTTCCTAAGAAGAAATCACTGGTGGGAATTTGCCTAAGCtgagtattaattttataaaactgaattCACTGAAGAGAGTCAACAGGAAAGTATGATCCTCATTAACTAACCTCCCTGCAAAGCAGGCTCCTCATTGGTGCTGCTTGCATAGAGTCTTTATAGTCCTTCATTCAATGCAAATCTATTATGTATTTACTAAAGCTTGACATCATTCTAGGTTATGAAAAATAGTGAAGAAAGCAGCCAAAATTTGTACCCTCACAGATTTTGAATCCTCTTCCTTTGAACTGCATAGAAGAATAAGGATACTGTGCTCTTTTcttacaaatctttttttttaaacaaacaaaatagtttttttaatgggggaaattattcaaagaaaaatgacaatttaTATTGTTTTACATCATATACTTTGAAAACCACATCTGATCACAGTCATATAGAgggtaaaatttatattaaaaattttatgaacTCATTAAATTGAAGAGGTGTTAAATGATTCAACTAAAGGCACATTGTAGGtaacaaaacacagaaattatTAAAGCAGcaaagagataacacagtggtaaAGGTGCTTCCCTTCCTcagagctgactcaggttcaatcccagtaaccccagatggtcccctgtgcctgccaggaataatcccccaGCACAGaatgattttatataattttatcttttccttcactcttattttaatactttatttatttttaattagtgagtcagagtgacggtacagttacagatttatacatttttgtgctcatgtttcccccatacagatttcgagagcccatcccttcaccagtgcccattctccaccaccagtaaacccagggtccctccctccctccccagtcccttctcccccaaccccacactgccactatggcagggtattcccttttgttctctctctctgattaggtgttgtggtttgcaataaaggtgttgagtggccattgtgttcattctctagcctacattcagcatgcttcacccttcccccgcactACCTcctatcacattttacttggtgttccattctctgagttgcccagaatgagagaccagcctccaagccatggagtcaacctcctggtacatatttctactattcttgggtgttagtttcctagtctattattctatattccacagatgagtgcaatctttctatgtctgtctctttctttctgactaatttcacttagcatgatactttccatgctgatccacttatatgcaaacttcatgacctcatttttcctaacagctgcatagtattccattgtatagatgtaccaaagtttcttcaaccagtcatctgttctagggcacttgggttttttcatcatatcaacaaaagtaaagataaaaactatatgatcatatcaatagatgcagagaaagcatttgacaagatccaacacccattcatgataaaaactctcaccaaaatgggttttggaggaactttcctcaagatagtcaaagccatctaccacgaacctatggcaagcattatcatcaatggagaaaaactaagggccttccctctaagatcagggacaagacaaggatgcccactctaaccacttctctttaatatagtactggaagtattagcaatagccatcagactagaaaaagatattaaggggattcagatcggaaagaaagaaatcaagctctcactattcgcagatgatatgatactatacctagagaagcctaaaagttctagtaagaaactcttagaaacaattgacctgtacagtaaagtcgcaggctataaaatcaataccccaaaatccatggccttcctatatgcaaacaatgagacagaggaaagggacatgaaaaaagcaatcccattcacatcgtgccccagaaaatcaaataccttggaatcagcttaactaaagaagtaaaggacctctacaaagaaaactataaaacgctactccatgaaataaaagaggacatgaggaaatggaaacatatcccctgctcatggatatggagaataaacattatcaaaatggcaatacttcccaaagcattatacaggttcaatgcgatccctataaggatacccatggcattcttcaaagaaacggatcaagcaatcctgaaatttatatggaacaataaacacccacggatagctaagacaattcttgggaaaaagatgatgggaggcatcatcctgaccaaccttaaactctactacaaagcggtaacaattaaaacagcatggtaatggaacaaaggcagagccgaagaccaatggaacagggtggaatatccctacacacaacctcaaatgtatgatcatctaatccttaataagggagcaagagacgtgaagtggaggaaggaaagcctctttaaaaaatggtgctggcacaactggacaaccacatgcaaaagaatgggcttagaccttgacctgacaccatgcacaaaagtcagatcaaaatggattaaagacctcaacatcagaccacaaaccataatgtacattgaagacaaggtcggcaaaaccctccacgatatttaagataaaggtatcttcaaagatgacacggaactaagcaatctagtagaaacagagatcaacagatgggactacattaaactaaaaagcttctgcaccgcaaaagatacagtgaccagaatacaaagactatctacagaatgggaaaggatatttacacaatatccattagataaggggttgatatcaatggtatttaaagcattggttgagctctacaagaagaaaacatccaatcccatcagaaaatggggtgaagaaatgaacagaaacttttccaaggtagagatacgaatggccaaaaggcacatgaaaaagtgctctacatcactaatcatcagagagatgcagatcaaaacaaccatgagataccacctcacaccacagagactagcacacattcaaaagaacaaaagcaaccagtgttggagaggatgtggggagaagggacccttctacactgctggtgggaatgctgactagttcagcccttttggaaaacaatatgaacgattctcaaaaaactagacattgaactcccatttgtcccagcaataccactgctgggaatatatcccagaggagcaaaaatgtatagtcgaagtgacatctgcacttatatgttcatcgcagaactgtttacaatagccagaatcttttcttacaaatcttaaaaatctttttcttacAAACTTCTTACCAATATCGGTGTTCACCAAAGTGCAAATGAGAATCTTCACCAATACGAAAATAAGGCCTGAGAGGCCCAGAGAAAGAGGCCTGTGGGAAGCTGAAGATGTGGGAGCTAGTATCCGCATTGTAAAAGGAGACAAGTCCAGCCTCATAGTCCAGGAAAACCCTTAGACACTTAATCCCCTCCTTCAGACGAAGTGGAGTTAGGGGAGATGTAAGGGCTACATAGCCCCTCTGTTGGCAGCGTCTGATGGCCCAAAATCCAGACTCAGGATCCCGTCTCTTGTAATTGTCCCTTGGCACATTTTCCAGACACACTCCTACATCCCATTCAGTGCCTGTTATATTATacactttaaagcaatgttttctTGACTTGAAGTGCTCATGCCCCAAGACACAGGGTAAGTCTCTAAACCTAGCAGTAGTCTTATGCTTCACTACGGGGGGTCCACCGGTCACCGAGTTTTCATCCTCATTCACAAAAAGGGAATTGTGAGCTGTATCTAGATCTGGAGTAATTGTAActgcagaaaatttaaaaaataataaaaaagaaaaaaaatgacatggtTACTTCATGCTTAGCACTCAGTATATTCCAAAATACAGTCAGCTGATGctcaaaacaaatatttgtttttaacaactattttactcattttatcaaaattagttgtagaaaataaattagaaatcatATGGTCACAAGAATGGTGTGGCAGATTGAGGATCTAATTCATGCTTACCTTGTACTGAGCATGACTGTCCTTATATGGCATTGTAAATACTATAAAGGTTCTGCCTACTATCGTGttattatttaacattatttcCACTTTTCTCACACTAATAAAAGCCAAAAATCAGAGGAACAGATTTAACGTATTTACTTATTCTCCCTCCAGAGCTGTTCCTCTTCCAGGTAGGACTTCATTAATCGTGAAATGTGAAGGGTAAACAAGCCTCCCTATTTTCCCAAATGACACTGGCACAGTATCAGAGGAGAGGAATACAGATAAATCAATACCTGTTTATTGAAGACAGGCTATCCCCAGAGCCTTAGGACACATGGCAACTCTCATAAACTTTAAATATTGTCTCTCTTTGGTTTTTCACAGACAATAAGAATTAGTACAAGATGTTGTACCAtggacaaatatataaataatgattcGAGtagagttaagaaaaaaaataggatggTCAGCTGGTACTAGATAAAAGTAcagtttaaaaaatcaaacacagcGAGAGGTTATTCTAGAAAGAGGGTCACTCAATGTTTCCAAGCAAATGGACAATAGGACATAGGTAAATAAAGAATGCAGAAATATTTCCTTCTTGATTTTTCTCGTTGATTTCTTCAGACCACTCCCcacattttaatgctttttgtttcttcctcTGACCTGTATGAAAACAGCTTCCTTCCTTTTAtctgactttatctttttttcccttaattttattttattgaatcaccgtgagatagttacgagctttcatgtttgggttacaatctcacaatgatcaatcacccatccctccaccagtgcacattccccacaatgGATATCCTAGGTATAACCCCTCTTTCCCACTCTCCTCCTGcttccatggaagacaatattccccatactctctctctctctacttttgggcatcatggcttgcaacagagacacttaGAAGTCATCATGCTTGTTCTATTATCTaccttcagcatgcatctcccatccaatctggttcctccagccattgttttcttagtgatcctttctctattccatctgccttctctcctcctctcatgAAACAGTTATCTGACTTTATCTTAGTGAGCTAATAAGAGTGCTTGGGAGAACATGAGAAATTAAGAGGTGGAGTGGCAATCATTACTATGGAAGCTTCTCCCCAGTGCTCTGAGAGTCTGCGCTTCTCTCTCTCAGGTCACATTCTCTTCGGTTTTTAAATCCTTCCACCTGTAGTTGAGTCCAACATGGTGAGAACTTGCTGACTATCTCCACTCAAGTGGCTTCAATGTTTCTTATTCACAGCCCTAAGTCTATTCTTCGTTTAAGTTACTTATTAAACTCTCCTCAATGAATTCTTAACGGGAGATGACTGAACACATTTGGGATTTATTGAAAATACtttgaatggttaaaaaaaactgtgtaattgatgattttatttaacatttgtcATAGTCCACTGAGTCGGAACtgtcagtgttttgtttttatatatcagGCAGATACAGAAGTTATTTACCTGGAGGACATCACTCCTGAAGTGGAGTGAAAGAGCTTGAAGTGTCATCAACAGAACCAATACTCTTGTCCCTGTCTACAACCCAGTTACTCACAGGAAGTGTGTGACAGCTGCTTTGAAATAATAAACATCCTACTAGGACCTGCCCATCTAAGAGCAGTAAAATGTGTTGCACAGTATTAGTCCCACCAGTATTATTGCAGGAATTGTCACATACCATAATAAATTCCAACCGCATTTAACAATACACGTAAAATGTTATCAGGACCAGGAAGATCCGGAATGTACCATGAGACATCCTCTGGTGTGTTTAACTTCATAGCAGACATCCTGGATAAGAAGAGTCCAGAAAATTCATCAGAGAAAATTCCATTAGACTCTGTAGAGCTACTATCCCTCTCTCCTGAATTCAAAGAGCACTCACCTGTTCAAAGTGTCCATCACATCCTACAGAGCAAGAAAGATAATATAGAAATATTAGCATTTCATAGTACTTTAGTAAGTAGCTGTTTCTCAATAAACGTCCCGAGAAATAACTGCAGTGGTCCTAGTTCTATGTATGAATGAATTCCCAGGCAATGATTCCCATCCCAATTCCCTAGTACTATGTTCTTCAGTCTTTTCAAACCTGCAGTCCAATACCTGTGTGCTTGTCATTCCACAGAACAGCAATTACAACCACTGCAATGGACCATCGATATTCAACCTCTCTGTCCTTGTTAGCTAGAGCAGTACAAGCACAGAATTGGAGAAACCCTGGCCCCGTCTATAACTATGACAATATCTGATATCTGATCAACctcagtgcatttttttttttttactttcagaaCATGAGGAGTTATCTTACCTATAACCAAGCTTGCCAATGAGCTCTTTGGGGTAAGATCAGCAGTTTTCTCAAGCTTGCTCACATAGCATATTTTGCATTCAGTGACCTCTTTCTTCTGATAGGGTCATCATGGTAGCTACTGTTTGTCACATCGGCCCTCAAGGACAATTCATGTAGAGAACTGGAGACTGACTCACTAAGTTGGTGGGAGCAGGTTTACACTGAGGTGGAAGGTCTCGTTAAGTCCCCACTATCTTTAAGAAAATAGGATAAGGAGCTCCAGGCATCTATCACAGTGGGCAATAGCCTTACTGTTCCTATTAAATCAGGCCTCATAATATGTTCTACCAAGATACAGGAGCAAATCAAGGGAAAGGTTATCAACCAATTTGGTCACCTGATTTTGCCTCCACCAGTCAGCACAAAAATCTTTGAGGAGATCGTTTGACACCAGGCATCTTTGAAATATACTGAGGCTAACAGATGCCAACAAATGTTTTCCCATTGTTTTCTGAAAACTGCCACATAAAccaaagggctttttttttttttacttacataAAAACACTCTATAGAGAACCTCTgtacctaaagactttgattctagagaccttctaacacattttgccatccagtgcagcttcttacagcaatgcactgcgACTGTGAGCTGGGCTGCGACTccacgctgcccggggatggatctttcctctccaccctgtttttctgcacggaaaatggcggcagcagcaatatccacgtggtgtgagccaccttctaagactcctaacccagaggtatacaatttttacactttggggctcctaggtaatcatgggaagtgggtgtaaccggcacgtcctaggcccagataaatccagagctgctgagagttgaaacggaccctctgtgcctaaagactttgactccagagaccttctaacacattttggcatccagtgccgcttcttacagcaatgcactgggactgtgagatgggctatgcaatttctggcagaattttccctggactttatacagaaattcaaaatcgtGAGGATGCTGCTGTGGCCacagacttaacatctcttatttgtcagcaatgtgaaacggttcctttttagcaggtctgacattggggggaaactccaaataataacagtgagttttttgttgaaatattgaaggtaatcaaagtagcagccatttctctagactatgaactaagcaacagccccacaccagccaagaagaggaaatatccctctttccaggttgtttcccatttttggggagaaatgcggcgtggcatccaccatactacaaggcacggggagggggatgagagggaaaaaaaaggaaaaggataaagggaaaaaaagagttatgtacttggagcagtggggctacatatctcttcattctaagcaatggaaaactaattatcaaatgcttcattggtagtagggctgtccatcttgggggaaaactccaacaacattagtgagttttgtgttgaaatatggaacgtaatcaaggtaaagagaaaatgaagtgaaattcatcagttatgcagttggggttggggggggcaggggctggaggtatactggggtttttggtggtggaatatgggcactggtgaagggatgggtgtttgaatgttgtataactgagacataagcctgagaactttgtaactttccacatggtaattcaataaaaataaaataaaataaaatgaaataaaataaacactttatAGACTAGTAAAGACACCCATATATAGGTACATGTATCTAAGAAGCATTCATTTAAATTCTCCACACTGGTGCATTTTTGAGAAAGGATGCACCCGTGTGGAGAATTTAAAtgaatgcttcttttttttttgaaaaaggaagCCAGCCAGTCCTCCCATACTCATCATTTTCTCTGAAACCCCAGGAACTGACACCTTCATCCATTCCTCCCCGTGCACAGTCTCACCTGCAGTATCTCCTGGGCTGAGCCCTGACATTTCCTCTGCAGTTCCAGGATGTTGTGATTGAGTTCCTGGCTTTGCTCCTCCAGCTGTGCTTCACTGTCCTGCAGTGTCTTCagaactttcttttcttcattttccagtTTCCATATATAAGTATTCTCCTCCATGTATAGGATCTGGTGAATATCCTTAAAGTCActctgactgtttttttttttatgcagtaTTTCAGACTAGAATGAAAAAAGTACAGTTAAAAACGGGGGAAATGTTTAtctttagataaataaataatcaaaaaagaGTAATTCCATTCTTTTAGAGTTGAGTAGAACTTTTATAGGAGACAGGAAGTTTAACTCTCTCAGGGATCTCGGTTTCCCTACATGCTAGTGGAATCTTTTTCCTCCCACTACCCATGACTATTTAACggagagaagaatgtatattctctGTGAGTCCAAATTTGCACTCCATGTACAGAGATTAGGGCAAAGGATTGAAAAGACAC is part of the Sorex araneus isolate mSorAra2 chromosome 2, mSorAra2.pri, whole genome shotgun sequence genome and harbors:
- the LOC129402476 gene encoding E3 ubiquitin-protein ligase TRIM38-like encodes the protein MASGTAKTMWEEATCPICLELMTEPVMTECGHIYCRACIMKNLENQQQRSPSQENFHCPICRAQCQRESIRPSKQLESIIETIKRTAQENLCEEHGEKLCLFCEDDGQLICWCCERTPEHKWHSTAFVADVHQKYKNIFQENLTDLRKLKDQNKKRQQNIREQITKLRSEILHKKKNSQSDFKDIHQILYMEENTYIWKLENEEKKVLKTLQDSEAQLEEQSQELNHNILELQRKCQGSAQEILQDVMDTLNRMSAMKLNTPEDVSWYIPDLPGPDNILRVLLNAVGIYYVTITPDLDTAHNSLFVNEDENSVTGGPPVVKHKTTARFRDLPCVLGHEHFKSRKHCFKVYNITGTEWDVGVCLENVPRDNYKRRDPESGFWAIRRCQQRGYVALTSPLTPLRLKEGIKCLRVFLDYEAGLVSFYNADTSSHIFSFPQASFSGPLRPYFRIGEDSHLHFGEHRYW